A region from the Medicago truncatula cultivar Jemalong A17 chromosome 6, MtrunA17r5.0-ANR, whole genome shotgun sequence genome encodes:
- the LOC11420090 gene encoding arabinogalactan protein 21, with translation MEALKMKQFFAMLVVAMMMAASSVSAADAPAPSPTSDATTLFVPTIIASFVALVFGLLF, from the coding sequence ATGGAAGCATTGAAGATGAAGCAATTTTTTGCTATGCTGGTAGTGGCCATGATGATGGCAGCATCAAGTGTTTCAGCTGCAGATGCACCAGCTCCAAGTCCAACATCAGATGCTACTACTCTCTTTGTCCCAACAATAATTGCTTCCTTTGTTGCTCTTGTCTTTGGACTTCTTTTCTAA